The sequence below is a genomic window from Agrobacterium tumefaciens.
CTCGCAAAGCGTGGCGAATTTGATGGAATTATCGTCCCAAGGCTTTCTCAAAGATTGGAAGAAATGTATTCAAGAAACGCCAGGCCGTCAGCCTTCCACCGCCTGGCCCGTGCGATGCGAAATCCCACATTCATCGATCAGGTCGCGAACACGCTGCGCGACGAAGATTGCATGCTCGGTAACCTGCGGCAGCCCCATCAGTTCTCCGAAAGTGCCGCGTGCAAGCGGCCCGGCAATAAACAGTGAAGTCGTGCTCTCGCCTGAAGCCGATACGGGATTAGACTTGGCATCAACCAAGATGCCAAGCCCGGTCGGGCAGGGTTGCAACAGGCCCACCTGCTCAAGTTCTCGAAGCATGGCTTGGCTTTGAAGAATGCCGCCATGCGCCGGGCCCGTGGTGACGACGATCGCATCGACATCAAGCGTTTCGAGAGACTTGGCGCGCTGGGGTCGCAACGTCACCCTGTAGCCGGCGTCTATCCGTGTCACGGAAGAAAGCGAGGCAGCCCGGACATCCATTTGGCCGCTCGCGATCGCCTGCTCCACAGCAGCCTCGACTTGCGGCGCGATGCGAAAGCGATGCACATCCCAGACCGGCCGCAAGTGTCGGGCAACGCGCCGTCTCTCAATGACAGGCAGATTTTCCCATATGTCCCTCCCCTGCGCCCTCAGCGCATCCACGACGCTATGCCACGTCATGCCCTGTTCATGTGCTTCTCGCAGCGTTTGGCGAACCTTATGGAGCAACTTGCTTGCAGAGGTGAACGGTTCAGACAGGAAATCGCCGAAAGGCTCCTGCCCGACGGGGCCATGGCCGCGAGACCGCAAGCCCCTGCGAGAGAACGACGTTATCTGGCCGACATGGCCCCGTCTCTTGAGCGAGGCAACCACATCGGCGGAGGTCAAGCCATTTCCGACGATGAGAACACGATCTCCAGTCTCGACGGCGTCGATCGCATCGGTCACGGTGACATCCGCAATCAACTTGTAGTCATCTTTGAAGGGCTGGAGCACCCGAGGCAAAGAAGGTGGTGGATGGCTGACGGCCAGTACGACTATATCCGCAATGAGCGCTGTACCGTCAGACCCCGCAATCTCATAGCGGTTTCCTTTTTGTAACACCGAGATCGCTTTGGTCCGCCAGTGTCTGATACGGCCGTCATCCAAAAACGGTTGAATCCGTGCCGAGACGTATTCGCCGAAGACAGACCGCTTGGGATAAGGCAAGCCATCGTGCCCTATGAGCTCGGCATCGTCACGGGTAGGAATACCGCCAACATAACGCTCGAAATCATCGGGAATATCCGGAAACAACGTCATTCTTGCAGCGGGAACGTTGACCCGATGCGCCGGATCGGTTGCGCTATAGGCCAAGCCACGGCCCAACTCCGATCGAGGTTCGATGACGACAACGGATGTATCAGTCGGGTATCCGTTACCCGCTACCAGATGCATTGCCATTGCCGCGCCGGTGAAGCCACCGCCGACAACTGCCACGGTCAGGCGGGCAGAAGCTATGGGAACAAGAGAATTCATTGCCTCTACGTTCTCCCCAAGGAGATCTGTGCCCTGCACGATTGGAAGGCCCTAAAAAGCGTTTTCCGCTTCCTGCACATAAGGCTCATCGTAACCACTATTCTATGTTCCCGAGGTTTCCGGCAAAGCTCCTCGTTACGGGGCGCTTGATTGGAAACGCGCTTGAGGGGCGCCGTCTCATCACGTCACTATATCTCATTACTGCTGGCAGATGTAGCAAGATCAATTGCCAACCGGGGCGCCTTGCGCGCCCCGGGCTCCAGAGTTTACTCAGCTCCAGGCGTGAAGTGGCGGCTTCTCGCCATTGAGGAAGTACTTGCCGAGGATGGAATATTTCCACCGGACCGGATCGTGCAGCGTGTGGGTACGGGCATTGCGCCAATGGCGATCGAGGTGGTGCTCTGCAAGCGTGGAGCGGGTGCCTGCAAGTTCGAACAGCTTGTTGGTCGCCGTAATGGCTATCTCTGTCGAGAGAATTTTCGCCTCGGCCGTCACGATCTGTGCTTCGGCGACCGTGTCAGCATTCGGGTTCCGGATGGCGCGATCGATGGCATAACCGGCTTTTTCAAGCAGCGCCTGGGCCGCATGCAGTCGCAGCGTCAGATCGCCGACAGCCTGGATCGTGTAGGGGTCATCCCAGGCATGATCTACGCCGCTATCCACCCATGCGCGGCTCTTGGTGCGCACGAAGGAGATGGTTTCATCGATTGCCGCCTGCGCTATACCCGTATCCACCGCGACCTGGATAATCTGGAAAATCGCACCATCCGCAGTGGGTTCCGCATAACCCTTGTAGCCGGGAACCAGATGGGTTTTCGGCACTTTGACATTGTTCAGGATCACCGTACCGGACAGCGTCGTGCGCTGCCCGAAGGATGACCAGTCGTCGATGACGGTCAATCCGGGTGCATCCCGCTCGGCAATTGCATACCAGGCGCGGCCTTCATCATCGAGCGCAACGATGGGCACGAGATGGGCGAGAAGTGCGCCGGAGGAGTAGAATTTCTGGCCGTTGACGATCACATGGTCGCCCGCATCGACGAACTTCGTTTCGAAGTCCGCCGCCCGCTTGGAACCGAATTCGGAGAAGGCATTGCCGAAGCGTGTGCCGCGCAGCACTTCTGCGAAAAGCAGCGTCTGCTGAGCCTCATCGGAAACCGTGCGGATCGCGGCAACGACGCCGAGATGGTTCTGCGCGATCTGGCCAATCGAGGAATCGGCCGCGGAGACGATCTCGATCACCTTGGCGAGCGTCGCATAGGAGACTTCAGGACCGCCGAACTTCTTCGGCACGTTGATCGACCAGAGCCCGCTTTGCGAGAAGGCATCGAGTTCCTTTACCGGCCAGATGCGATCGCGATCGCGAATGGCTGCGCCGGGGGCAATTTCGGCGGCGAGGTTCTTCGCGACTTCGATCGCTTCGGCATCGCTCTTGATGATGTGTGCCGGCTCACTCGGCCGCGGCACGGCGGGAACGCCTTGAGCCGCATCTTTCGTCTTCACGTTGGAAATGGTCATGCCATGTCTCCTCTTTCCTTTGATTTTCAGTGAATATGCGTGACGAGCACGGCTGGCTTCTGGCCCAGATAGAAGGCTTTCACGTCATCGCGCGCCTTGAGTTCGGCGGCCGTGCCTGACAGCACGCTCACGCCGTTTTCCAGAATGATGGCCCGGTCGGCATAGGTCAGCGCGACTGCTGAGTTTTGTTCAGCGACCAGGATCGAAAGCCCTTCTTCGCGATTAAGGCGCTTCAGCGTGCGGAAAATATCCTGCACGATGAGAGGCGCCAGCCCCATTGACGGTTCGTCGAGGACAAGCAGCCGTGGCCGTGACATCAGTGCCCGGCCGATGGCCGTCATCTGCTGCTCGCCGCCCGAAGTGAGGCCGGAAAGCACCCGGCGCTTTTCCTTAAGTCTTGGGAAATGCGTGTAAATTTTCTCAAGGTCGGTCGCGATTTCAGTGCGCGTGGCGGATCGGCCAAGGCCGCCGGAGACCAGGTTTTCCTCGACCGTAAGTGTCTTGAAGCAATGGCGACCTTCGAGCACCTGCACGAGACCGCGACGGACAAGGCTTGCTGGGGTTTCGCGCGTGACATCACGACCGTCAAACAGGACATGACCGGCGAGCACCTGCCCCCGTTCGGCCGGAAGGAGGTTGGAAACCGCCTTCAGCGTCGTCGTCTTGCCAGCGCCGTTCGCACCGAGAACGGCAAGGATCTCCCCCCGTCCGAGCGAAAAAGTGACCCCATGCAATGCGGTGATGGCATGATTGTAGGTTGCGTGGAGCCCCTCCACGGCAAGCAGCCTGTTCCCCTCGGTCATCACGATCTCCTTGGCGCTTTTCGGGATGTTGTGGCCGGACACGGGGAGACCCTTGCCCGACCACGCGAACATCAGTTCGTCACGGAATTCGCATCTTCCGACGTGCGAAGCTTGATGCCCTTTTCAGCCGCATAGGCCTCGGACGACTTCTCGATGATCGGGC
It includes:
- a CDS encoding SfnB family sulfur acquisition oxidoreductase, translated to MTISNVKTKDAAQGVPAVPRPSEPAHIIKSDAEAIEVAKNLAAEIAPGAAIRDRDRIWPVKELDAFSQSGLWSINVPKKFGGPEVSYATLAKVIEIVSAADSSIGQIAQNHLGVVAAIRTVSDEAQQTLLFAEVLRGTRFGNAFSEFGSKRAADFETKFVDAGDHVIVNGQKFYSSGALLAHLVPIVALDDEGRAWYAIAERDAPGLTVIDDWSSFGQRTTLSGTVILNNVKVPKTHLVPGYKGYAEPTADGAIFQIIQVAVDTGIAQAAIDETISFVRTKSRAWVDSGVDHAWDDPYTIQAVGDLTLRLHAAQALLEKAGYAIDRAIRNPNADTVAEAQIVTAEAKILSTEIAITATNKLFELAGTRSTLAEHHLDRHWRNARTHTLHDPVRWKYSILGKYFLNGEKPPLHAWS
- a CDS encoding FAD/NAD(P)-binding protein — translated: MNSLVPIASARLTVAVVGGGFTGAAMAMHLVAGNGYPTDTSVVVIEPRSELGRGLAYSATDPAHRVNVPAARMTLFPDIPDDFERYVGGIPTRDDAELIGHDGLPYPKRSVFGEYVSARIQPFLDDGRIRHWRTKAISVLQKGNRYEIAGSDGTALIADIVVLAVSHPPPSLPRVLQPFKDDYKLIADVTVTDAIDAVETGDRVLIVGNGLTSADVVASLKRRGHVGQITSFSRRGLRSRGHGPVGQEPFGDFLSEPFTSASKLLHKVRQTLREAHEQGMTWHSVVDALRAQGRDIWENLPVIERRRVARHLRPVWDVHRFRIAPQVEAAVEQAIASGQMDVRAASLSSVTRIDAGYRVTLRPQRAKSLETLDVDAIVVTTGPAHGGILQSQAMLRELEQVGLLQPCPTGLGILVDAKSNPVSASGESTTSLFIAGPLARGTFGELMGLPQVTEHAIFVAQRVRDLIDECGISHRTGQAVEG
- a CDS encoding ABC transporter ATP-binding protein, with the protein product MTEGNRLLAVEGLHATYNHAITALHGVTFSLGRGEILAVLGANGAGKTTTLKAVSNLLPAERGQVLAGHVLFDGRDVTRETPASLVRRGLVQVLEGRHCFKTLTVEENLVSGGLGRSATRTEIATDLEKIYTHFPRLKEKRRVLSGLTSGGEQQMTAIGRALMSRPRLLVLDEPSMGLAPLIVQDIFRTLKRLNREEGLSILVAEQNSAVALTYADRAIILENGVSVLSGTAAELKARDDVKAFYLGQKPAVLVTHIH